Within the Gordonia westfalica genome, the region GACCTCCGAACCGGCCTGCGTGAAGCGGAAGATGTTGTCGATGAACAGCAGCACATCCTGGTGCTTCACATCGCGGAAGTACTCCGCCATGGTCAGCGCCGACAGAGCCACGCGCATACGCGTGCCCGGCGGCTCGTCCATCTGGCCGAACACCAAGGCGGTGTCCTGGAGGACGCCCATCTCCTCCATCTCGAGGTGGAGGTCGGTGCCCTCACGGGTGCGCTCGCCGACGCCGGCGAACACCGAGGTGCCGGAGAACTCACGCGCGATACGCGTGATCATCTCCTGGATGAGGACGGTCTTGCCGACGCCCGCACCACCGAACAGACCGATCTTGCCGCCCTTGACGTACGGGGTCAGCAGGTCGATGACCTTGATGCCGGTCTCGAGGATCTCGGTCTTGCCCTCGAGTTCGTCGAAGGCCGGGGGCTTGCGGTGGATGCTCCACTGCTCGCCGTCGCGACCCAGGCCGGGACTGTCGAGGCAGTCGCCGAGGGCGTTGAAGACGTGACCCTTCACGACGTCGCCGACCGGCACGACGATCGACTTGCCGGTGTCGGAGACGGCCGCACCGCGGACGAGGCCGTCGGTGGGCTGCATCGAGATCGTGCGCACCAGGTTGTCACCGAGGTGCTGCGCCACCTCGAGGGTCAGGGTCTTGGCGACCGAGGAGAGGGTGACCTCGGCGTGCAGGGCGTTGAACAGCTCAGGGATCGAGCCCCGGGGGAACTCGACGTCGACCACGGGGCCGATGATGCGGACGACCCGCCCGTCGGCGGAACCCGCCGACTGCGCGGAGGGGGTTTCTACTGCTGCGGTCATGGTGCTTGGGTCACTTCCTCTTGATCGAAGTATTGGTTCTCGTCGTCAGGACTCGGGGGCGCTGCGGCTAGTTGGCCAGTGCGCTCGAACCACCGACGATCTCGCTGATTTCCTGGGTGATCTGGGCCTGACGGAGCTGGTTGGCCTCACGCGAATACGTCTTGGCCAGTTCCTCGGCGTTGTCGGTCGCCGCCTTCATGGCGGTACGGCGAGCAGCCGACTCCGATGCGGCCGAATCCAGCAGTGCCGCGTACACCCGCGTTGCCACGTACTTCGGCAGCAGCGCGTCGAGCAGGGCATCTGCGCCCGGCTCGAACGTGTAGTTCCGAGACGGGGTTTCGTCGGACGACTCGTCCTCCTCGGACACGACCAGCGGCGCCACCCGGCGGACCTCCGGTACCTGCGACAGCATCGACTGGAACCGGGTGTACACCAGGTGCAGTTCGTCGACGCCCTCGAGGACGCCGTCGCCACCCGGCCGCTCCACCTCGGTGCCCGAGCCGGCCGCGAACAGATCCACCAGGAACTGTGTCGGCTCGGCGGCGTCCATGTACTTCGGCGCCTCCGAGAAGCCCGTCCACGAGTCCGAGACGGTCAGGCCGCGGAAGTTGAAGAACCCCACACCCTTTCGACCCATCACGAACAGCACGGCTTCCTTGCCCTCCTCGCGCAGCAGCGCGATGAGTTCACGGGTCGCCTTGAGCACGTTGGCGTTGTAGCCACCGCACATGCCGCGGTCGCTCGTGACCACCAGGATCGCCGCACGCTTGGGATTCTCGCGCTCGTTCAGCAACGGGTTGTCCAGGTAACCCGAGTTGCTCGCGAGCTCGGAGAGCACCGTCGTCATCTCTTCCGAGTACGGCTTCGCCGCCGCGACGCGACCCTGGGCCTTGGTGATACGCGAGGTCGCGATCAGCTCCTGAGCCTTGGTGATCTTTTTGGTCGACTGGACCGACCGGATGCGTGAGCGCAGCTCACGAATGCTGGCCATGAGCCCTCACCCCTTCCTTATCGCAATGTCCGTTGACGTCTGAGATCACTTGCGGATCTTGATCTCTTCGTTCTCGACGTTCTCGGCATCCATTGCCTGCGCCTCGGCCTCGTTGACCACGCGACGGCCGTCGTGGGTGAGGTAGCCGTTCTTGAACTTGTTGGTCTCGGCGACGAGGGCCTCGGCCTGATCGTCGGCGAGAGCCTTGCCACCGGCGATCGAGTCGTAGACGCCCTTGGCGTTGTGGTGCAGGTGGCTCAGCAGCTGCGTCTCGAAGTTGCGGACGTCGTCGACGGGAACCGAGTCGTAGTGACCCTCACCGCAGAGGTAGATCGAGACGATCTGGTCCTCGACCGAGAAGGGGCTGTACTGGTCCTGCTTCAGCATCTCCACCCAGCGGGCACCGCGCTCGAGCTGCGCCTTCGACGCATCGTCGAGATCGGAGGCGAAGGCCGAGAAGGCCTCCAGCTCGCGGAACTGTGCCAGCTCCAGACGCAGCGAACCCGAGACCTTCTTGAGGCCCTTGGTCTGAGCGGCACCACCGACGCGCGACACCGAGGTACCGACGTTGATGGCGGGACGGACACCCTTGTTGAAGAGGTCCGACTCGAGGAAGACCTGGCCGTCGGTGATCGAGATGACGTTGGTCGGGATGAACGCCGAGACGTCGTTGGCCTTGGTCTCGATGATCGGCAGACCGGTCATCGAGCCGCCGCCGAGCTCGTCGGAGAGCTTCGCACAACGCTCCAGCAGACGCGAGTGCAAGTAGAAGACGTCACCCGGGTAGGCCTCGCGGCCCGGCGGGCGGCGCAGCAGCAGCGAGATCGCGCGGTAGGCCTCGGCCTGCTTGGTCAGGTCGTCGAACACGATGAGGACGTGTTTACCCTGGTACATCCAGTGCTGGCCGATGGCCGAACCGGTGTAGGGGGCGAGCCACTTGAAGCCGGCGGAGTCCGAGGCCGGGGCGGCGACGATGGTGGTGTACTCCATCGCGCCGGCCTCTTCGAGAGCGGACTTGACGCCGGCGATGGTCGAACCCTTCTGACCGATCGCGACGTAGATGCAGCGGACCTGCTTGGTGGGGTCGCCGGTCTCCCAGTTCGCCTTCTGGTTCAGGATGGCGTCGATGCAGACCGCGGTCTTGCCGGTCTTGCGGTCGCCGATGACGAGCTGACGCTGTCCGCGGCCGATGGCGGTCATGGCGTCGATGGCCTTGATGCCGGTGGCGAGGGACTCCTCGACGGGCTGGCGCTCGAGCACCGAGGCGGCCTGCAGCTCCAGGACGCGCTGCTCATCGGCCTCGATGTCGCCCTGTCCGTCGATCGGAGCGCCGAGGGGGTCGACCACACGACCGAGGAAAGCGTCGCCCACGGGCACGGAGAGCACGTTGCCGGTACGGCTGACCTGCTGGCCTTCTTCCAGGGACTCGTAGTCACCCAGGATGACGGCGCCGATCTCGTCCTCGTCGAGGTTCAGCGCGACGCCGAGGACGCCGCCGGGGAACTCGAGGAGCTCGTTGGCCATTGCGCTGGGCAGTCCGCTGACGTGAGCGATACCGTCCGACGTATCGGTGATGGTGCCGACCTCGTCACGCGACGCTTCGGCTTCGAACGACGAGACGTACTGCTCGATC harbors:
- a CDS encoding F0F1 ATP synthase subunit gamma codes for the protein MASIRELRSRIRSVQSTKKITKAQELIATSRITKAQGRVAAAKPYSEEMTTVLSELASNSGYLDNPLLNERENPKRAAILVVTSDRGMCGGYNANVLKATRELIALLREEGKEAVLFVMGRKGVGFFNFRGLTVSDSWTGFSEAPKYMDAAEPTQFLVDLFAAGSGTEVERPGGDGVLEGVDELHLVYTRFQSMLSQVPEVRRVAPLVVSEEDESSDETPSRNYTFEPGADALLDALLPKYVATRVYAALLDSAASESAARRTAMKAATDNAEELAKTYSREANQLRQAQITQEISEIVGGSSALAN
- the atpA gene encoding F0F1 ATP synthase subunit alpha codes for the protein MAELTISPDEIKEAIEQYVSSFEAEASRDEVGTITDTSDGIAHVSGLPSAMANELLEFPGGVLGVALNLDEDEIGAVILGDYESLEEGQQVSRTGNVLSVPVGDAFLGRVVDPLGAPIDGQGDIEADEQRVLELQAASVLERQPVEESLATGIKAIDAMTAIGRGQRQLVIGDRKTGKTAVCIDAILNQKANWETGDPTKQVRCIYVAIGQKGSTIAGVKSALEEAGAMEYTTIVAAPASDSAGFKWLAPYTGSAIGQHWMYQGKHVLIVFDDLTKQAEAYRAISLLLRRPPGREAYPGDVFYLHSRLLERCAKLSDELGGGSMTGLPIIETKANDVSAFIPTNVISITDGQVFLESDLFNKGVRPAINVGTSVSRVGGAAQTKGLKKVSGSLRLELAQFRELEAFSAFASDLDDASKAQLERGARWVEMLKQDQYSPFSVEDQIVSIYLCGEGHYDSVPVDDVRNFETQLLSHLHHNAKGVYDSIAGGKALADDQAEALVAETNKFKNGYLTHDGRRVVNEAEAQAMDAENVENEEIKIRK
- the atpD gene encoding F0F1 ATP synthase subunit beta — protein: MTAAVETPSAQSAGSADGRVVRIIGPVVDVEFPRGSIPELFNALHAEVTLSSVAKTLTLEVAQHLGDNLVRTISMQPTDGLVRGAAVSDTGKSIVVPVGDVVKGHVFNALGDCLDSPGLGRDGEQWSIHRKPPAFDELEGKTEILETGIKVIDLLTPYVKGGKIGLFGGAGVGKTVLIQEMITRIAREFSGTSVFAGVGERTREGTDLHLEMEEMGVLQDTALVFGQMDEPPGTRMRVALSALTMAEYFRDVKHQDVLLFIDNIFRFTQAGSEVSTLLGRMPSAVGYQPTLADEMGELQERITSTKGRSITSLQAIYVPADDYTDPAPATTFAHLDATTELSRPISQLGIYPAVDPLTSTSRILEASIVGDEHFRVANEVKRILQKYKELQDIIAILGMDELSEEDKVTVQRARRIQKFLGQNFLVAEKFTGQKGSVVPLADTIEAFDRVAKGEFDHLPEQAFNSCGGLDDVEAAAAKIAGK